In Corallococcus silvisoli, one DNA window encodes the following:
- a CDS encoding MBL fold metallo-hydrolase, producing the protein MRLDHHHQVTRLWPALSLALFTGCFAGTVHRGPATDHFDGEAFQNLGNAPKLAPLTLVKAALEETRGAWRDYTEEPFGARPPERVGAGQLRVTFINHATVLLQADGVNVLTDPIYSDRASPVSFAGPKRVRPPGIRFEDLPPIDVVVVSHNHYDHMDLPTLRRLEAAHHPLFVVGLGNRELLVDEGFQRVEELDWWQSVKGAPPGLRVTAVPAQHRSNRGLTDQEETLWAGYVLETSGGPVLFAGDTGLGPHFDRIAERFGPMRLSVLPIGAFRPRVLHPVHMGPEDALRAHRVLRSGTSVAMHYGTFPMAFDGQDEAKYLLLRLLMKEQVRPRFWALGFGEGRDVPALAVGEDARAGAGHREE; encoded by the coding sequence ATGCGACTGGACCATCATCATCAAGTGACGCGGCTGTGGCCCGCGCTGTCCCTGGCGCTGTTCACGGGCTGCTTCGCCGGCACCGTGCACCGGGGGCCGGCCACGGACCACTTCGACGGCGAGGCGTTCCAGAACCTGGGCAACGCGCCGAAGCTGGCCCCGCTGACGCTGGTGAAGGCCGCGCTGGAGGAGACGCGCGGCGCATGGCGCGACTACACGGAGGAGCCCTTCGGAGCCAGGCCCCCGGAGCGCGTGGGCGCGGGCCAGCTGCGCGTGACGTTCATCAACCACGCCACGGTGCTGCTCCAGGCGGACGGGGTGAACGTGTTGACGGACCCCATCTATTCGGACCGGGCGAGCCCCGTGTCCTTCGCCGGTCCCAAGCGCGTCCGCCCGCCCGGCATCCGCTTCGAGGACCTGCCGCCCATCGACGTCGTGGTGGTGAGCCACAACCACTACGACCACATGGACCTGCCGACGCTGCGGCGGCTGGAGGCCGCGCACCACCCGCTCTTCGTGGTGGGGCTGGGCAACCGCGAGCTGTTGGTGGATGAGGGCTTCCAGCGCGTGGAGGAGCTGGACTGGTGGCAGTCCGTGAAGGGCGCGCCTCCGGGCCTGAGGGTGACGGCGGTGCCCGCGCAGCACCGCTCGAACCGGGGGCTGACGGACCAGGAGGAGACGCTGTGGGCGGGCTACGTGCTGGAGACCTCCGGAGGCCCGGTGCTCTTCGCGGGGGACACGGGCCTGGGGCCGCACTTCGACCGCATCGCGGAGCGCTTCGGGCCCATGCGCTTGTCGGTGCTGCCCATCGGCGCGTTCCGTCCGCGCGTGCTGCACCCGGTGCACATGGGGCCGGAGGACGCGCTCCGGGCGCACCGCGTGCTGCGCTCCGGCACGTCGGTGGCGATGCACTACGGCACCTTCCCCATGGCGTTCGACGGCCAGGACGAGGCGAAGTACCTGCTCCTGCGGCTGCTGATGAAGGAGCAGGTGCGGCCGCGCTTCTGGGCGCTCGGCTTCGGCGAGGGCCGCGATGTTCCGGCGCTGGCGGTCGGAGAGGACGCACGGGCCGGGGCGGGACATCGAGAGGAGTGA
- the pdxR gene encoding MocR-like pyridoxine biosynthesis transcription factor PdxR → MKASTSVVTSLLLRLDSRSTLPLHEQIFDGVRARILSGALAPGLRIPSSRQLAAELDVARSTVLQALDALTAEGYLVARAGSCTRVAPELPIVPDARSRSAALRGPLLAASVRSPSPAARPLNPLLAASQRAPSSGAGVHGLLPTPVGATVRSTKPHVSRGPRLAAAARRLKPAPVGAPRLGAAPRAFRPGVPALDLFPTALWGRTVSRVHARASTGLLEGGDPAGHAPLREAIATHVSVSRGVRCVPEQVFVTAGTQQAFDEVLRLVLDPGDAVWVEDPGYPGARRAVLAAGGRPVPVPVDSEGLDVGMGIARAPRARVALVAPSHQYPLGTTLSLARRMALLQWAERSRAVIIEDDYDSEFRHRGRPLTALQGLDESGCVVYVGTFSKSMFPGLRLGFLIAPPPLVDAFAAARVAASAPASSLEQAALAAFLAEGHFARHLRRMRAAYRERGEALLDALLAECAGALTPRPCDTGMQVCASLAAPLSDLRVRDEAARLGVEVAALSDYFLGRRRESGLVFGFGGVRPDDLRAGASTLARALEAARRR, encoded by the coding sequence TTGAAGGCCTCCACCAGCGTCGTCACCTCGTTGCTCCTGCGGCTGGACTCGCGGTCCACCCTCCCGCTTCATGAGCAGATCTTCGATGGGGTCCGCGCGCGCATCCTCTCCGGCGCGCTGGCCCCCGGACTGCGGATTCCGTCCTCCCGGCAGCTCGCCGCCGAACTGGACGTGGCCCGGAGCACCGTCCTCCAAGCCCTGGATGCACTCACCGCCGAGGGCTACCTCGTCGCCCGAGCCGGCTCCTGCACGCGAGTCGCCCCCGAGCTGCCCATCGTCCCCGACGCACGAAGCCGGAGCGCGGCGCTTCGAGGACCCCTGCTCGCTGCTTCCGTTCGTTCTCCGAGCCCCGCTGCGCGGCCCCTGAACCCGCTGCTCGCCGCCTCCCAACGTGCTCCGAGTTCAGGCGCTGGAGTTCATGGCCTGCTGCCCACCCCCGTCGGAGCGACGGTCCGAAGCACGAAGCCCCATGTGTCGCGAGGGCCCCGGCTCGCCGCCGCCGCACGACGGCTGAAGCCCGCACCGGTCGGTGCCCCCCGCCTGGGCGCCGCGCCTCGTGCCTTCAGGCCCGGTGTTCCCGCGCTCGACCTGTTCCCGACCGCGCTGTGGGGCCGCACCGTGTCGCGCGTCCATGCTCGCGCGAGCACCGGCCTGCTCGAGGGTGGCGACCCCGCGGGTCATGCGCCGCTGCGTGAAGCCATCGCCACCCATGTGTCCGTGTCGCGGGGCGTGCGCTGCGTTCCGGAGCAGGTCTTCGTCACGGCGGGGACCCAGCAGGCCTTCGATGAAGTCCTCCGGCTCGTGCTCGACCCGGGCGACGCCGTCTGGGTGGAGGACCCCGGCTACCCTGGCGCCCGCCGCGCGGTGCTCGCCGCGGGGGGGCGGCCCGTGCCCGTGCCCGTGGACTCGGAGGGGCTCGACGTGGGCATGGGCATCGCCCGGGCGCCTCGGGCCCGTGTCGCGCTGGTGGCGCCGTCGCACCAATATCCGCTGGGCACCACGCTGAGCCTGGCGCGGCGGATGGCGCTGCTTCAGTGGGCGGAGCGTTCGCGCGCGGTGATCATCGAGGACGACTACGACAGCGAGTTCCGTCACCGCGGCCGTCCCCTCACCGCGCTCCAGGGACTCGACGAGTCCGGCTGCGTGGTCTACGTGGGCACGTTCAGCAAGTCGATGTTCCCGGGCCTGCGCCTGGGCTTCCTCATCGCGCCGCCACCCCTGGTGGATGCCTTCGCCGCCGCCCGCGTCGCCGCGTCCGCCCCGGCCTCGTCGCTGGAGCAGGCCGCGCTCGCGGCGTTCCTCGCGGAAGGACACTTCGCCCGCCACCTGCGCCGGATGCGGGCGGCCTACCGCGAGCGCGGCGAGGCCCTGCTCGACGCGCTGCTCGCGGAGTGCGCGGGCGCGCTGACACCACGGCCCTGTGACACCGGCATGCAGGTGTGCGCGTCGCTCGCGGCGCCGCTGTCCGACCTGCGGGTCCGTGACGAGGCCGCCCGCCTGGGCGTGGAGGTGGCGGCCCTGTCCGACTACTTCCTCGGCAGGCGCCGCGAGTCCGGCCTCGTCTTCGGCTTCGGCGGCGTGCGCCCGGATGACCTCCGCGCCGGAGCCAGCACCCTGGCCCGGGCGCTCGAAGCCGCGCGCCGACGCTGA
- a CDS encoding DUF4156 domain-containing protein, giving the protein MNWKQMLVGVVALGPMTGCVTAALSKAGSQVTPVPAAPGPECQNLGMVIGTGGGSFGGAYISNDQLMEYALNDVMNKAAARGATHVQANQPQLGGASGTTTTATVMAIAYKCPGAAGAGAAQALPPVEKSYLTDCPAKEGESLRARAIRCKAVAKEQAGE; this is encoded by the coding sequence ATGAATTGGAAGCAGATGTTGGTGGGCGTGGTGGCGCTGGGTCCGATGACGGGGTGCGTGACGGCGGCCCTCTCCAAGGCGGGCAGCCAGGTGACGCCGGTGCCCGCGGCGCCGGGGCCCGAGTGTCAGAACCTCGGCATGGTGATTGGTACGGGCGGCGGCAGCTTTGGCGGCGCCTACATCAGCAATGACCAGCTGATGGAGTACGCGCTCAACGACGTCATGAACAAGGCGGCGGCGCGGGGCGCCACGCACGTCCAGGCCAACCAGCCCCAGCTCGGTGGCGCCAGCGGCACCACAACCACGGCGACCGTGATGGCCATTGCCTACAAGTGCCCCGGCGCCGCCGGTGCCGGCGCGGCGCAGGCCTTGCCCCCCGTGGAGAAGTCGTACCTGACGGACTGCCCCGCCAAGGAGGGCGAGTCCTTGCGCGCGCGGGCTATCCGCTGCAAGGCCGTGGCGAAGGAGCAGGCTGGCGAGTAG
- a CDS encoding Uma2 family endonuclease, translated as MAYGAKPLEGPATFADIEALPEGVVGEIIDGMLYTQARPRAEHGYFEFRLHRELDDAFQLGGEGPGGWWLMAEPGIRVGGSPEFSPDLAGWRRDRVPVMPRGQWTDVPDWACEILSPSTRAYDQRIKRPFYARIGIKHLWFVDLDVRTLTVSELHEGRWLELGVYGEGDDLIRTPPFEERDLRLGWLWKSLPPPG; from the coding sequence ATGGCCTATGGCGCGAAACCCCTCGAAGGTCCGGCGACCTTCGCTGACATCGAGGCCCTGCCCGAGGGCGTGGTGGGCGAGATCATCGATGGGATGCTGTACACGCAGGCCCGGCCCCGGGCCGAGCATGGCTATTTCGAGTTCAGGCTCCACCGGGAGCTGGATGACGCCTTCCAGCTGGGCGGGGAAGGACCCGGCGGATGGTGGCTCATGGCCGAGCCCGGCATCCGGGTGGGCGGCTCTCCGGAGTTCAGTCCGGACCTCGCGGGCTGGCGGCGCGACCGGGTGCCCGTGATGCCCCGGGGGCAGTGGACGGATGTTCCCGACTGGGCGTGTGAAATCCTGTCGCCGTCCACGCGCGCGTACGACCAGCGCATCAAGCGGCCGTTCTACGCACGCATCGGAATCAAGCACCTGTGGTTCGTGGACCTGGACGTGCGCACGCTCACCGTGAGTGAGCTGCACGAGGGCCGTTGGCTGGAGCTGGGCGTCTACGGTGAGGGCGATGACCTCATCCGCACGCCCCCCTTCGAGGAGCGGGACCTGCGGCTGGGTTGGCTCTGGAAGTCGCTTCCGCCTCCGGGCTAG
- a CDS encoding ArsR/SmtB family transcription factor — protein sequence MMRTPNHLDQTLLALADPTRRAILQRLSTGETRVTELARPFAMSLNAVSKHIRVLERAKLVRRRREGREHFLSFIPKPMDEAARWMEAQRSNWTARLQALDDLLQEEDRAAASARPATKGRTR from the coding sequence ATGATGCGGACTCCGAATCACCTGGACCAGACCCTGCTGGCGCTGGCCGACCCCACGCGGCGGGCCATCCTCCAGCGGTTGTCGACAGGGGAGACGCGCGTGACGGAGCTGGCGCGGCCCTTCGCCATGTCGCTCAACGCGGTGTCCAAGCACATCCGCGTGCTGGAGCGCGCGAAGCTGGTGCGCCGGCGCCGCGAGGGCCGCGAACACTTCCTGTCCTTCATCCCCAAGCCCATGGACGAGGCGGCGCGTTGGATGGAAGCGCAGCGCTCGAACTGGACCGCCCGCCTCCAGGCGCTCGATGACCTCCTCCAGGAGGAGGACCGCGCCGCCGCCTCCGCTCGTCCCGCCACGAAAGGACGCACCCGATGA
- a CDS encoding NIPSNAP family protein gives MPSLPACCSVLELRQYTLHPGQRDVLLQLFEQAFIEPQEAVGMHIVGQFRDEDRPDRFVWLRGFRDMASRRDALHAFYGGPAWKAHRDAANATMQDSDNVLLLRPVREGSGLSHPSPSRPASGTAAHPESRVELTLCYLKAPAEEGLRTRFEQQVRPVLTELGATPRALWETEPAENTFPALPVLTGEHVFAWLTVFSDAGHHREHLRRRATSTAWLEPLQPWLCAPLEHLLLAPTSRSELR, from the coding sequence ATGCCGTCTCTGCCCGCCTGCTGCTCGGTCCTCGAATTGCGTCAGTACACGCTGCACCCCGGTCAGCGCGACGTCCTCCTCCAGCTCTTCGAGCAGGCATTCATCGAGCCGCAGGAGGCGGTGGGGATGCACATCGTCGGACAGTTCCGTGACGAGGACCGGCCAGACCGGTTCGTGTGGCTGCGCGGCTTCCGCGACATGGCGTCGCGGCGGGACGCGCTGCATGCGTTCTACGGCGGACCCGCGTGGAAGGCGCACCGAGACGCGGCGAACGCGACGATGCAGGACTCCGACAACGTCCTGCTGCTGCGGCCGGTGCGCGAGGGCTCGGGCCTCTCCCATCCGAGCCCGTCGCGGCCCGCCTCCGGAACAGCAGCGCACCCCGAATCACGAGTGGAGCTCACGCTCTGTTACTTGAAGGCCCCGGCCGAGGAAGGCCTGCGGACCCGCTTCGAACAGCAGGTGCGGCCGGTGCTCACGGAGCTGGGGGCCACACCGCGGGCACTGTGGGAGACCGAGCCCGCGGAGAACACCTTCCCAGCGTTGCCCGTGCTCACGGGCGAGCACGTCTTCGCCTGGCTCACGGTGTTCTCGGATGCCGGGCACCATCGCGAACACCTCCGACGCCGGGCCACTTCGACGGCGTGGCTGGAGCCCCTTCAGCCGTGGCTGTGCGCACCGCTCGAGCACCTGCTGTTGGCCCCCACCTCCCGGTCGGAGCTGCGATGA
- a CDS encoding SRPBCC family protein: protein MTPPRPVTLTVTHRFKASAERVFDAWLDPAKARHWLFVTRPNTPLARAEVDARVGGCFCFADLREGEEVEHRGVFLELDRPRRLVLTLSVPKYSANVDRVTVEIAPQDTGCVLTLTHELGPEGEPWRERTIQGWAQLLDLLGTWLDTAPHG from the coding sequence ATGACGCCGCCCCGTCCCGTGACGCTGACCGTCACCCACCGCTTCAAGGCCTCCGCCGAGCGCGTCTTCGACGCGTGGCTGGACCCCGCGAAGGCCCGCCACTGGCTCTTCGTCACCCGCCCGAACACGCCGCTGGCGCGCGCGGAAGTCGATGCGCGCGTGGGGGGCTGCTTCTGCTTCGCGGACCTGCGTGAAGGCGAGGAGGTGGAGCACAGGGGCGTGTTCCTGGAGCTCGACCGGCCCCGTCGGCTGGTGCTCACGCTGTCCGTGCCGAAGTACTCGGCGAACGTTGACCGGGTGACGGTGGAGATCGCTCCCCAGGACACGGGCTGTGTGCTCACCCTGACCCACGAGCTGGGCCCCGAGGGCGAGCCGTGGCGGGAGCGCACCATCCAGGGATGGGCCCAGCTCCTGGACCTCCTCGGCACCTGGCTGGACACCGCCCCGCACGGCTGA